From one Pseudomonas sp. S35 genomic stretch:
- a CDS encoding urease subunit beta yields MIPGEYQIQPGEIELNVGRRTVSLSVANSGDRPIQVGSHYHFFETNDALTFDRAASRGMRLNIPAGTAVRFEPGQSREVELVDLSGGRRVFGFAGRIMGDL; encoded by the coding sequence ATGATTCCTGGTGAATATCAGATCCAGCCTGGCGAGATCGAACTCAACGTCGGCCGCCGTACCGTCAGCCTGAGCGTGGCCAACAGCGGCGACCGGCCGATCCAGGTGGGCTCGCACTATCATTTTTTCGAGACCAACGACGCGCTGACGTTTGACCGTGCCGCGAGCCGTGGCATGCGCCTGAATATTCCGGCGGGGACGGCGGTGCGGTTTGAGCCGGGGCAAAGCCGTGAGGTTGAGTTGGTGGATTTGAGCGGTGGCAGGCGGGTGTTTGGGTTTGCCGGGCGGATCATGGGTGATCTTTAG
- a CDS encoding GNAT family N-acetyltransferase gives MSAAQLRRVNAESFAHYREGLVELLLDAVKHGASVGFMADFDEAQAREYLRGVQASIEDASLLLWVVVRDEQVQASVQLALCQKANGLNRAEVQKLLVHSSARRHGLGQQLMHTLELAARQHKRGLLYLDTEAGSGAEAFYQALRYTKIGELPDYCQSPDGRYSPTAIYFKTLGQPA, from the coding sequence ATGAGCGCTGCGCAACTGCGTCGAGTCAATGCAGAAAGTTTTGCCCATTACCGCGAGGGCCTGGTTGAGCTGTTGCTGGACGCGGTCAAGCACGGCGCCTCGGTCGGTTTTATGGCCGACTTCGACGAAGCCCAGGCCCGCGAGTACCTGCGCGGTGTTCAGGCGAGTATCGAAGATGCCAGCCTGCTGCTGTGGGTGGTGGTGCGCGACGAACAGGTGCAAGCCAGCGTGCAATTGGCGCTGTGCCAGAAAGCCAACGGGCTGAACCGCGCCGAAGTGCAAAAGCTGCTGGTGCACAGCAGTGCCCGTCGCCACGGCCTGGGCCAACAGCTGATGCACACCCTGGAACTCGCCGCACGCCAGCACAAACGTGGCCTGCTGTACCTGGACACCGAAGCCGGCTCTGGGGCGGAAGCGTTCTACCAGGCGCTGCGCTACACCAAGATCGGTGAACTGCCCGATTACTGCCAAAGCCCGGACGGGCGCTACAGCCCGACCGCTATCTATTTCAAGACCCTGGGGCAACCTGCATGA